The following is a genomic window from Candidatus Moraniibacteriota bacterium.
ATTCTTGGCGAAGTGGCCGGAGGACTTCTCACGCAAACGTTTGATGTGGGGAATTGGCTCGGAACGGAAGCGATTGGCGGACAGGCATTTGCGGACAGTGCTGAGAAACATGCGAAGAGCTATGGCGTCGAGATTTTGCCGCTTACCGTGGAACACATTGAAAGGCAAGGGGATGCTTTCGAAGTTTCCGCTTCCGGGAAGCTGTTCCGGGCAAAGACCGTGCTTGTGGCAACGGGAACAAAGCATCGACACCTTGGCGTCCCCGGAGAACAAGAGTTTGCCGGAAAAGGCGTGTCGTTCTGTCCGACATGTGACGGGTTCTTTTTCAAAGGAAAGCGCGTGGCAGTTGTGGGCGGCGGAGACAGTGCGACCGAAGCGGGGGTCTACCTTGCCGATCTCTGCTCCGAAGTCTTTGTGATTGTCCGAGAGAAGGCAATGATCGCGGAAAAATTTTGGCAGAATCTTCTTCTCTCCAAAAAGAATGTGAAGGTTATTTTCGGAACGAATGTAAAAGAAATTCGCGGGAGCGGAAAAATGGAATCATTGCTCCTGGATACGCCGTTCGAAGGAAGTGAAACGCTTTCGGCAGACGGCTTGTTTGTCGAGATCGGGCTTGCGCCGAATACGAAACTTCTCGCCAATATCGGCGCAAAGCTCGATGAGCGAGGATATGCTGAGACGATGCCGGATCAAAGTGTTGGTGTACCGGGCGTTTGGGCAGCGGGCGACATTACAACCAATTCCAATCGATTCTGCCAAATTGTAACCGCCGCTTCCGAAGGAGCCATCGCCGCAAAGAGCATTCTCGACTACCTCCAGCGCCAGGGAGCGAAGTAACTAAAAATCCCGCTGAATGCGGGATTTTTGAGATGTGTCCCGAGAGGGAATCGAACCCCCATCCCTGGTTCCGAAGACCAGTGCTCTATCCGTTGAGCTATCGAGACAAAAAATTTCAAACGGCGAACGAAGCTCCGCCCTCTCTTGTTGTAGGGCATATTTGCCGGAGAGTCAAACAGCTGCGCGGGATTGTGGCTCGGAGTCTTCCTGGGTATACTGGAGTAGTGATGGGGAGTTTTTTAGTTGTAGTTTGTAGTGTTGAAAATCTATGCATCTTCCTGATGGGTTTTTGAATAATGGGACAGCGGGGAGTCTTTTGGGTGCGGCTGCCGCCGCTGTTGTCTTTGCGGCAAGCAAGGTGCGGTCAACTTTCTTGGAGAAGGTGCCGGTTTTGCGTGCGAAGCTCGCTACATTTCCGGATTTTGGAAGTTCATCTGCTTTTAGTATCCGACGGCAATTCTCAGAAAGAGGGCGAGAGAAAATGTGGCGTATGGCATCGATTGGCGCGCTTATCTTCTCGGCGCAGATGGTGAACTTTCCCATAGGCGGTGGGACATCCGGTCATGTGATTGGCGGAGTGATTGCCGCGCTGGTTGCGGGGCCGCTTGAGGGGCTCCTGGTCCTCACGGTAGTGTTGATTGTGCAGGCAATGGTATTCGGTGATGGCGGAATACTTGCGCTCGGAGCGAATATTTTCAATATGGGTATTGTCGGCGGGCTTGGCGGGTATGCGTTCTTTCGCTTTTTGTCACAGGGTAAAGATGTGAAACGGCAGTTTCTGCGCAACGCATTTGTGGCGGCATGGATGTCGGTTATTGCGGCGGCTGTCGCCGTTTCTCTTGAAATCGCCATCTCCGGGACCGGGCCGCTCTCGGTCGTGCTCCCTGCTATGACACTCGCGCATATCGTGATCGGATTCGCGGAGGGAGTGATAACTGTATTTATTCTGGCGTTCCTTTTAAATCGCGGATTTTCGCTTTCTGCTCTTGAGAGACCGGCTTCTGATGAGATGGACGACTATGTTGCCAAAGAATAATACATGGGCATTACTCTTCGGTGTTGCTCTGGGCGTCGGGGGCATGTTGTCTCTCATCGCTTCCTCTTCTCCGGACGGATTGGAAAAAGTCGCTGAGGTCCACGGGTTTCTCGATCGGGGAATTGTGCTATTTTCGGCGCCACTTACCGACTATTCTTTTTCGTTCGTCGGAATGCGAAATGGCGTATTGTTAATATCGTTGGCAAGGATTCTCGGCACCGGGATTGTTTTTCTTGGACTCTTGTTTCTTGGGAGAGTACTTTTCTTCCCCGCGTTTATCCTGCGAAGACGGCAAAAATGAAGAAGAGGAATGTGGAGTCTTGCAGAGCGTTCAATTCATTTGACAACAACTACGGTTATGGATCTGCGTGAGTTCATCCTTTTGTTTCATCGATATCGGATGGTTTTTCTTGGAACGGTCGCACTCTTCATCGCCATTGGATTCGTTGCATGTGCGTTGCAGCCAGTTCGATACGGAGCGGAAATTACAATGAATGTTGCGCGGTCGGGTATTCGTGCGACGAGTGAATACTCATATGATGACTTCTATCGTTTGCAGGCGGATGAGCGGTTTGCGGATACGGTTGTTCGATGGCTTGAGTCTCCAAGAATTGTTGGTGATGTCCTCAGCGAAGCGCAGGTGTCGGAAGGCGTTTCGTTTGATGCGGGGAGACTTTCATCACAAGTAATTCGTATTCGGTATACGCTGCGTGATGAGGCAACGTCGAAGCGCGTGGCAACAGCGATATTTAAGGTCCTTAATCGGGAGACGGAATCGCTCAATCAGAATCGTTCGGAAGACGGATGGTTTACGCTGGTCGGCGAGACGCCGGCGATATATGATGCTCGGGTGAATATGGGTCGAGCGCTTGCGATAGCGGGCGCTCTGGGCGTCTTTTTCGGATTCTTCTCGGTGCTGTTTCGGTGGTATTGGGATGGCGCTGTGCCAGCCAAGTCGAAGAAAGGTTGAACGAATGTTTCCATGAAAATCGGGATTGATATCCGCTGCCTTATCGGAGGGAAACGGACAGGCGTTGAAGAATATACGTTGGAATTGCTGGAACATCTCTTTGCGACGGATCGCGAGAACGAGTATGTTCTTTTTTGGAGTGCGTGGAACTTGCCGGATTGTCCTCTTGACTGGGATCGGCGCTTCCCGAATGTCCGGCTCGTTTCATTTAAAATTCCGAACAAGCTATTGAACTTCTGTCTCTGGTATTTCCGCTTTCCGCATCTTGACCGGCTTATTGGCAATGTCGATGTCTTCTTCATGCCAAATTTGAATTTCGCGGCGTTTTCTCGAAAAGTGCGAGTGGTGCTCACGGCACACGATGTGTCTTTCGAACGTTGTTCCGAGACATTCTCATGGAAACGACGACTGTGGCATTCGTTTGTGAATTTTCGCCGGCTGGCGCTTCGAGCAGACAGAATAATCGCCGTGTCGCAATCGACTGGTGATGATGTCATTGAAGCAATTGGCGTATCTCCGAAGTCGGTGAATGTTATACGAAGCGGCATATCGGAACGATTCCGCCGGATGGATCGGAATGATTCCGCGCTGCTTGAGGTGAAGCGGCGATACGGTCTGCCATACCGCTTCGTTCTTTTTGTCGGAACGATCGAACCCCGGAAGAATATCGTGTCGCTTGCCAGCGCTTTCGATTCTCTGGTTGCGAATGGTGAAGCACTGGACTACGATCTGGTTATCGCCGGGACCAATGGTTGGAAATGTCGCAATATATTGGAGACGATAGACACGCTTCCATCGCGTTCGCGCATTCATCTTACGGGATTTGTGCGTGATGATGACAAACCGGCACTCTATACTCTCTCAAGTATTTTCGTTTTTCCGTCACTTTATGAAGGGTTTGGATTCCCCGCGCTCGAAGCGGCGGCGTGTGGCGTTCCGGTTATTGCCTCGAATACGTCGTCTTTTCCTGAGACGATCGGCGCCGGCGCCATTTTAGTCGATCCCTTGCGCCCGGATGATCTCGAGCGCGCTCTGCGGGAATTGCTCCGGGACAAATCACTTCGAGATGAGGTGGCAAGGCGAGGAGAGGAATGTGCGCTGAAATTCAGATGGGCAGATGCTGCCCGGAAAACACTCGGCGTGTTTCGAGATGCTGCTCGTTATTAGCTCATGAGTCTGCTTCTCCGGGGTGGAGTTGCTTCTTCTGGGGAGATCGGTTTATAGTAAGAAGTGCTGTTATCGGACCCTCTTGGTTTCTTGTTGTCAAACTGGTTCTATGGTACGGAAAAAATGCATTGCATTCCTTGGCATGCCCGGAAGTGGCAAGACAGAGGCTATTTCCTATGCGCAGGAGAAATATTCTTGTCCGAAGGTATATTTCGGTCAAATAACATTCGACGAAATGAGGAAACGGAAGCTTGAACCGACGCAGGCGAATGAACGTCTGGTTCGCGAGGAGCTGCGCGACACATTCGGCGAAGATTACTATGCGCAAGAGATTGTCAGACGAATCGAAGGACTGGGAGATGTTCCCTTGGTACTTATTGAGAGCCTGTATAGCTGGACGGAGTATGAAGTGTTGAAAAAGAGATTCGGGGATCAATTTTGTACAGTTACTATTCATGCGGCGCCCGCTGTCCGGTATGCTCGGCTTGCACAGAGAAAGGAGCGTCCGCTCGGTCAAGAAGAAGCCGAATCCCGTGATATCGCCCAACTGAAACGGCTTGATCAGGGTATGCCCATCGCTCTTTCAGACAGAGTGATCGAGAACGATAGCACGGTGGACATACTGCATGAGCGTATTGATGCCGTGATGAGATACATGCTCTGAATGCTTCGTTGAGAAGTTGAAAACGGTGTTTTTTGCTGTTGCTTATAGAATGCGGAGCATGTGAGGTGGGAGGAGAAATACTTGGAAATTTCTTTATTTGTCTGTTTATATTGACATTTTGTATTGACAAATTTCTTGATATGAGGTAGCCTCCAAATACAAAAACAAAAAGGTGGAATGCATTTGCACCTTCCCAATTCGTGTGTGCGCCGACGGTGGCGTTCTGCGTGGGAAGGTTTTGTTTTTTTGAAACGTTTCCTTGGTAAATAACGCAGAACGTCATTGGGGCGTTCACAATCTGGACCTAAGGAGGTCTGCTATGAGAAAGTTTATCTTGGCGGTGATTGCCGCTTCAGCTTTGCTGGCTTCGGGATTGGCTGGTGCTTATGAACTCAGTCCGCCAATCGTGAGTGCGAGCGAATTTTTGTCTGGCGTCGTTCAGCAAGTAGAGAAGAGCAAGCGCGCATTAGCGGCGGAAGACTTCCCGCCAATTTCCACGTACCAGCTCAATGGACAGGCCTACTGGTATATGTTGCCCAGTGAGCAGTGTACCTATGGTGGGTATCCAACAGTAGATGAGTTAACGGTTCTTTTGAAAGATCCGTCGGCTCCGCTTCTGACCGAAGATGGACCATTGGCGCTGATCCATTGTCCGGACGAAGACATCATTGTCCGCGTCGAGAAAGGTCCATACCAAGAACTCCTCCAGGAATATGCTGCTCCGGATGAGTCAACGGTCGAGAGGGATGGGAAGGTATTCTCAGTTACTCTCTCGAGCTGGCCGCTTCGGAATAGCTACGGGTACGGAGGAACCGTACTCAGCGCGGCCTATGTGGTGGCGACAAATATAGACGATGGGATTCAACTCACGCATAATGGGGCGGAAGCGTTCGTTACGATGACTCCTCAAAAGCTCTTTGAGCTGACGGGATTGTCAACGGAAGATCTGCCATGTCAGGCGGGAGCAAAGGTTTCATTGTCATTGATAGCTCTCTTGAATCAAGCGAGCTATTCCCCCGAGAAAACAGGAGATGCATACGTTTCCACTTCGCTCAAAGATCTCCTGCAAGGAAAGAAGGTTTCATTGATGATTCCACTGAATCGAGAGGGTTATTTCCCCGGGGAAACAGGAGATGCATACGTTTCCACGCTGCTGAGAGATCTCCTGCAAGGAAAGAAAGTTAACATAAGGGATCGAGCTAAACCGGTATCATGTAACGGTGGTCTATACAACGTGCTGAGTCCCGTTTTCTCTTCGGGGAGCGATGGATCCAGCTGATGCTCGAAGCTTTTTTGTATAGTTGGGTGAGGATGGCGCAATGCTTTCTTCACCCGTTTTTTATTGAAGAGTTTACTTTTTTGAGGAATTTTGTTTATATACGAAGTGGAAGTACAAGTCGTTGCTGTTTTGCTGCAAGTGACATACCCGTTTGTTTTGTTGCTATGAAATACATTCCGGTTATCGGCATGGAAGTGCATGTCGAGCTGAAAACGAAATCAAAGATGTTCTGTTCGTGTCCGAACGGGCAGGGGCTGGAGAAGGAACCGAATACACATATTTGCCCTGTGTGCACGGGGCAGCCGGGGACGCTCCCGGTACCGAATCGCGCTGCGATTGAATCGGTGCAACGGGCGGGACTCGCACTCGGCTGTTCGCTTCGATTGGAATCGAAATTCGATCGCAAGAACTATTTCTACCCCGATCTCCCAAAGGGGTACCAGATATCGCAGTATGACAAGCCGCTTTGCGAGGCTGGCGCACTCGTGATTGATGGCAAAACGTTTCGCGTGACGCGCATTCATCTCGAAGAAGATACGGGAAAGCTCTCTCATGCAACGGGCGGCAGCAAGGCGACATTGGTTGATTTCAATCGTGCCGGGGTGCCGCTTATGGAGCTGGTGACGGAGCCGGACTTCGAGAGCGGCAAGGAAGCGCGCGCGTTTTGTCAGCGGCTCCGGCAGATTCTCCGCTATATCGGTATTTCCGATGCGGACATGGAGAAGGGACAGATGCGGTGCGAGGTGAATATTTCTCTCTACAAAGAAGGTGAGGATCGCTTGAGCGGAACGAAAGTCGAGATAAAAAACCTCAACTCCTTCCGTTCGGTTGAACGCGCGGCTGACTATGAAATTGTGCGTCAAACAGAAGTCTTGCAGGAGGGAAAAAAGGTGACGCAAGAGACGCGCGGATGGGACGAGTCACGCGGCGCAACCGTGTCTCAGCGAGCGAAGGAATCGGCGCATGATTACCGATATTTCCCGGAGCCGGATATTCCCGCGCTGGTATTTTCGGAAGAACATGTTGAAATGCTCCGCCGGAGTCTCCCCGAGCTTCCGGAGGCAAAAGAGACTCGATTTGTCGAGGAATTCGGACTGCCGAAAGCGGATGCGGTGGCATTGGTTTCCGAACGAGATATCGCCGATTATTTCGAACAAGTGACGAGCGAACTTCTTGAAAAGAAAGCTTCGGGAGAGGCAAAGAGCGATGCAAAAAAGCTCTTGAAATTGGCAGCAAACTATTTTCTTACCGAGACGCGGAAGTTCCTCTCCGAAAATGGAAATGATATGCGAAGCGTTCTTGTGACGCCGGAAAACTATGCGGAATTTATTGGGTTGGTAGCGGATGGCGCGGTCAATTCGAGCGGCGCGCAGACGGTGCTTGCCGAGATGATGAAGGGTGGCGATAGCGATCCGTCGCATATCGTCGAACGACTCGGGTTGACACAGACCAATGACGAAGAATCCATCGTTGCCTTTGCGGAGGAGGCTCTTGCTGCCAATCAGAAGTCGGTTGATGACTACC
Proteins encoded in this region:
- a CDS encoding NAD(P)/FAD-dependent oxidoreductase translates to MYDLIIIGAGPAGLSASVYASRYGIKHVILGEVAGGLLTQTFDVGNWLGTEAIGGQAFADSAEKHAKSYGVEILPLTVEHIERQGDAFEVSASGKLFRAKTVLVATGTKHRHLGVPGEQEFAGKGVSFCPTCDGFFFKGKRVAVVGGGDSATEAGVYLADLCSEVFVIVREKAMIAEKFWQNLLLSKKNVKVIFGTNVKEIRGSGKMESLLLDTPFEGSETLSADGLFVEIGLAPNTKLLANIGAKLDERGYAETMPDQSVGVPGVWAAGDITTNSNRFCQIVTAASEGAIAAKSILDYLQRQGAK
- a CDS encoding energy-coupling factor ABC transporter permease — encoded protein: MHLPDGFLNNGTAGSLLGAAAAAVVFAASKVRSTFLEKVPVLRAKLATFPDFGSSSAFSIRRQFSERGREKMWRMASIGALIFSAQMVNFPIGGGTSGHVIGGVIAALVAGPLEGLLVLTVVLIVQAMVFGDGGILALGANIFNMGIVGGLGGYAFFRFLSQGKDVKRQFLRNAFVAAWMSVIAAAVAVSLEIAISGTGPLSVVLPAMTLAHIVIGFAEGVITVFILAFLLNRGFSLSALERPASDEMDDYVAKE
- a CDS encoding PDGLE domain-containing protein, with protein sequence MLPKNNTWALLFGVALGVGGMLSLIASSSPDGLEKVAEVHGFLDRGIVLFSAPLTDYSFSFVGMRNGVLLISLARILGTGIVFLGLLFLGRVLFFPAFILRRRQK
- a CDS encoding glycosyltransferase family 4 protein; this translates as MKIGIDIRCLIGGKRTGVEEYTLELLEHLFATDRENEYVLFWSAWNLPDCPLDWDRRFPNVRLVSFKIPNKLLNFCLWYFRFPHLDRLIGNVDVFFMPNLNFAAFSRKVRVVLTAHDVSFERCSETFSWKRRLWHSFVNFRRLALRADRIIAVSQSTGDDVIEAIGVSPKSVNVIRSGISERFRRMDRNDSALLEVKRRYGLPYRFVLFVGTIEPRKNIVSLASAFDSLVANGEALDYDLVIAGTNGWKCRNILETIDTLPSRSRIHLTGFVRDDDKPALYTLSSIFVFPSLYEGFGFPALEAAACGVPVIASNTSSFPETIGAGAILVDPLRPDDLERALRELLRDKSLRDEVARRGEECALKFRWADAARKTLGVFRDAARY
- a CDS encoding AAA family ATPase, producing the protein MVRKKCIAFLGMPGSGKTEAISYAQEKYSCPKVYFGQITFDEMRKRKLEPTQANERLVREELRDTFGEDYYAQEIVRRIEGLGDVPLVLIESLYSWTEYEVLKKRFGDQFCTVTIHAAPAVRYARLAQRKERPLGQEEAESRDIAQLKRLDQGMPIALSDRVIENDSTVDILHERIDAVMRYML
- the gatB gene encoding Asp-tRNA(Asn)/Glu-tRNA(Gln) amidotransferase subunit GatB, with protein sequence MKYIPVIGMEVHVELKTKSKMFCSCPNGQGLEKEPNTHICPVCTGQPGTLPVPNRAAIESVQRAGLALGCSLRLESKFDRKNYFYPDLPKGYQISQYDKPLCEAGALVIDGKTFRVTRIHLEEDTGKLSHATGGSKATLVDFNRAGVPLMELVTEPDFESGKEARAFCQRLRQILRYIGISDADMEKGQMRCEVNISLYKEGEDRLSGTKVEIKNLNSFRSVERAADYEIVRQTEVLQEGKKVTQETRGWDESRGATVSQRAKESAHDYRYFPEPDIPALVFSEEHVEMLRRSLPELPEAKETRFVEEFGLPKADAVALVSERDIADYFEQVTSELLEKKASGEAKSDAKKLLKLAANYFLTETRKFLSENGNDMRSVLVTPENYAEFIGLVADGAVNSSGAQTVLAEMMKGGDSDPSHIVERLGLTQTNDEESIVAFAEEALAANQKSVDDYRSGKENALQFLVGQVMKLSKGKANPEMAREVLLKKLKEKI